The Malus domestica chromosome 10, GDT2T_hap1 genome contains a region encoding:
- the LOC103419026 gene encoding adenylyl-sulfate kinase 3-like: MILRDMQAKSLQWAASPGLRVGLETPPSSSSWSQLAVVNLHGGASVNSLKARGLFVVKAMEVEGSKTASLNGHAGSSDKNGNLLSLVGNSTNIKWHECSLNKTDRQKLLKQKGCVIWITGLSGSGKSTVACALGGSLYRRGKLSYVLDGDNVRHGLNRDLSFKAEDRAENIRRIGEVAKLFSDAGVICIASLISPYRKDRDACRAMLPAGDFIEVFMDVPLQVCEARDPKGLYKLARAGKIKGFTGIDDPYEPPLNCEIVLTHKGGACPSPCEMAEEVVSYLEDQGFLQA, translated from the exons ATGATTTTGCGAGACATGCAAGCCAAGTCGCTGCAATGGGCGGCGTCTCCTGGGCTCCGGGTCGGGCTCGAAACGCCGCCGTCGTCCTCGTCCTGGTCGCAGCTGGCGGTCGTGAACTTGCACGGTGGCGCTTCTGTAAATAGCTTGAAAGCCAGAGGTTTGTTTGTAGTAAAGGCCATGGAGGTGGAGGGTTCCAAAACGGCGAGTCTGAATGGGCACGCCGGGAGCTCAG ATAAAAATGGGAACTTGTTGTCTTTGGTTGGAAATTCAACCAATATTAAGTGGCATGAGTGCTCGTTGAACAAAACTGACAGGCAGAAGTTGCTTAAACAAAAGGGCTGTGTCATTTGGATCACCGGTCTCAGCGGTTCAG GGAAGAGCACGGTGGCATGTGCTTTGGGTGGGAGTTTGTACCGCAGGGGGAAGTTGTCTTACGTTCTTGATGGGGACAATGTCAGGCATGGCTTGAATCGCGACCTTAGTTTTAAAGCAGAAGATCGTGCAGAGAACATTCGGAGGATTG GTGAGGTGGCGAAATTGTTTTCTGATGCTGGAGTTATTTGTATTGCTAGCTTGATTTCTCCTTATAGAAAGGATCGTGATGCCTGCCGTGCAATGCTACCTGCTGGAGATTTTATTGAG GTGTTCATGGATGTTCCACTCCAAGTTTGTGAAGCTAGAGACCCGAAGGGCCTATATAAGCTTGCCCGTGCAGGGAAGATCAAAG GTTTTACCGGGATTGATGATCCATATGAGCCACCACTAAATTGTGAG ATAGTATTAACACATAAAGGAGGAGCGTGTCCTTCCCCATGTGAGATGGCTGAAGAAGTAGTTTCTTACTTGGAAGATCAGGGGTTCCTCCAAGCATAA